TGGTTGTAGTGGGCGACGAAGTTCCAGCGAGTTCCCTCTCCGGCACCGAGGACGTTCTCCTCGTCGTACCAGCCCCAGCCGTCGTCGACGCCCCAGCCCTCGCCGAGTTCGGGATGCTCCTCGTTAACGAGCAGGTCGTCGTCGGCGAGGTCGGGATCGAACATCCCGCGGTCGTCCAGCCCGCTCTGGCGGTACGCCTCGAAGTCGTTCGTCGGCACCGTGATGGTCCCCTCTCCTTCGGGGTTGTCGACGCCGGTGTCCGTCTTCCACATCTGACCGTCTCTCTCCCCATCTTGAGAGATGAACCGCGTTGGTCCGGGCCCGGCGCCGCGGGGGATTTTCTGGGAGGTCACCACTCGCCAGAGGCTCTCGAGGTCGGGGGTGTCCGCGTCCGAGCCGAACCGTCCCTGCCAGTCCTCGAGCCGGGACTCGACCCTCGAGATGGCGCTGTCTCGCTGGTCTTCCGCCCAGTCGTACTGCTCGACGTTGTTTCGAGCGTTTTCACGGTCTTCCTCGGTCCAGATCGTCGGTCGGGTCTTCGCGTTGAGCGCGTCGGACTCCTGGGCTCCGGCCGTCCCCGCCGTCGACAGGAGTCCGCCGAGGATTCCCGCCCCGGTCGTCGCCAACATCGATCGTCGCGAGAGGTCGAAGCGTCCCGTCGAATCGACGACAGAACACAATCGGTCATGAGTCCACTCACCGCTGCTATCGCTCCGCTCGTTGCGTGCCATCGCCGTGCAAGAGAAACTCTGGCACGAAGTATGTATCGGTTATCATCAGTTACAACGTTCCATGAACGAACGATAGCGGCAGAAACGCTAGAGGATGAGCGGTGGCTCGGGGTTGCCGCTGCTCAGGGGCGGTCGATCACGCCTCGCCCCTCCCGATCCGCGACCTCGATAAGCCACTCGAGCACGTCCGCGTATGCGTCCGCGGTCTCGGCGTAGACGGCCTCGCCCTCGTCGCGGAGCCCGGTGAGCGTCTCGAGGGTCTCCTCGTACCCCGCCCGCGCGGCCGCCGGGGTTCGGTCGCCAAGCGAGGCGTTGGCGTGCGCCCACGGCTCCTTGCCCGATCGGCGCCAGTTCGTCGGGACGATCAGTCCGCCGAGATCTCGATAAATGTCGAATCCGTCCGGAACGAACGGCCCCAGCGCGTGACGGGTCACCGCCTGTGAGAACGCCGGGCGGTCGTGGGGCTCGGGATTCCAGAGCCGGTCGGCGAAGACGGGAATCGCCGAGGGGAGCGCCCGCTCGAAGTAGGCGTGGCGCTCCTCGCTCGAGGGTTCCCACGCGAGCAGTTCCCCGCCCCGGACCTGCGAGGCGCGTTCCTCGGGGACTGTCGGCCGACGCCGCGGCGCCCAGCCGAGCATGTACTCCTCGGAGATCCAGCCTCTCACATAGGCCGCGTGGACGTAGGAGTTGAGCACGTCGAACCCCTCCTCGAGGAAGCGCTCCATACTCACGCCCTCGACGGGTCCCCGGCCCGGAGCCGCGACGCGCCAGAACTGGATCAGGATGTCGCGGGGGAGGTCGGGCGACTCCGAAATGTCGATCTGGTCGTTCCACATGATCGTCCGCCGGTCGCGGTCTGCGAGGAACCCGTGGAGGTGACGGACGAACGCGTAGAAGTGCTCCCGAACCGTCTCGGAGCCCTCCTCGGCCATCTTCCGCCGGCAGTCGACGCACTCGTCCCAGGAGTGGCCGTGCATCTCCCATTCGTCGCCCCCGACGTGGACGTACTCGAAGGGGAACAGCTCGAGCACCTCGGCGTACAGCGTCTCGACGAACTCGTAGGTTTCCGGGCGGCCGATGCAGATCGTTCTGTCGGCCGGCTCGCCGTCCTCGACGGTGCAGCGCAGTTCGGGATAGGTCTCGAGGACGTGCGTGGCGTGGGCCGGCACGTCGACCTCGGGGAGTACCCGGATCCCGCGGCGGTTCGCGTACGCGACGATCTCCTCCACGTCGGCCGGCGAGTACGCCGGCCGCTCGGTGCCGTCGGCGTCCCGGTTCAGCTCGGGGTAGGCTTCGGACTCGAGGGCGTACCCCTCGTCGTCGAGTACGTGGAGGTGGAGCCGGTTGTACTTCGCGCGGGCGGCCTGGTCGATCCGTCGTTTGACGTCCTCGACCGGCAGGTGGCCGCGCGCGGGGTCGAGCATGAACCCGCGCCACTCGGTCTCCGGCCAGTCGTGGATCTCACAGGCGGGAAGCGACCAGCGCGCGCCGTCCCCGCCTCTGCCGTCGGCGGTGACACCGTCCGCAGAGAGCGCGGTCACGAGCGTCTGACAGCCGTTCCGGAGGCCGTCTCCCGTCTTCGCGGTGATCGTGACGCCGGCGCTCCTCGCCTCGTCCCCGACGCCGGCCTCGAGGACGTACCCCTCCGGGTCGTCGAACCGATCCGAGGGGGTGGACTCGAGGCGCAGCCGGACGTCCGGCCGCTCGCCGGCGCTCGCGCGGGTGACCGTCTCGTTCGTCTCGCGCTCGAGGAGTTCCTCGAGGAGCGAGGCGACCGCCGCCGTCTCCTCGCTCGAGTCGATCGCGAGTGGGGTTTCGAAGCGAACGCGCTCGTCGTGGGTTTCGACGCGCCGGGGTCGCGGAACGACGCGCAAGTCTCTCGCTGCCATGTACTACTCGCTCGCAGACGGGCAACCGTCTTAGTCGTTGTCACCACTGCAAGCCCGTCGGCGGGTCCGCTCGATCCCCGCGACCGTCGCTCGGTTTTTTGCTCCGTCGCTCCAGAACTGCGCACACCCCATGACAGAAACAGGTCCCGTTCTGGGACGCCTCGAGGAACCGACGACGGAGCAACCGACGCGTCTGGCGTTGCTCTCGGACCTCCACCTCGCCGTCGAGATGGAGGGGTCGTGGCGCGTCTCCCACCGAACCGAGAGCCGCCTCGAGGCGGCCGTCGACTCGCTGAACCGCCGGGAACTGGACGGCGTCGTGTTCGTCGGCGACCTCGTCCAGAGCGGCACGCGCGCCCAGTACCAGGCGTTCGACCGGCTCGTAGACGGGCTGGACCACCCCTTCTTCGCGGTGCCGGGAAACCACGACCTCGTCGAGTTCGGCTCGGGCGAGAAGCTCGCGCTGTCGGCGTTCGAACGTCGGTACACGCCCGGCCGGCTCCCTTACCACGAGCGGATCGGCGGCGTCGACCTGCTGGCGCTCAACAGCAACGCGTCGACGCGGGACTCTGTCGCGGAGACGTATACGGGCCGCCTCTCGCCCGACTCCCTCGCGTGGCTCGAGGGAAAACTCGAGACGGTCGACGTGCCGCTCGTCGCGGTCCACCACAACCTCTCGGGGACGCGGTCGCTGCTGTTCGACTGGGGCGAGCGGCTCCCCGTCGAGCCGGGGTCGCCCCCGTTCGAGAACGACGGGGAGCTCCTCGACGTCCTCGAGCGCACCGGCTCTCCGCTCGTCGTGACCGGCCACGTCCACTTCCCGGCGATCGTCCGCACGCGAGGCGTCCGCGAGTTCACGCTGCCGTCGCTCGGCCCCTATCCGGGGGCGTACACGGTGCTCGAGGTCGACGAACGGGGGACGACGGCGACGCTACAGCCGATCCTCGACCGCGAGGAGCGCCTCGAGGCGCTCGTCAGCGGGCTCGAGCACAGCCGCGTACTGATCGCGGCGGCACAGCTCGCCGGATTGCCGCTGGTCGACGAGTTTGCGGCCGACCCGCGGCCCTGACTCACCGCTTGCTCGGCCGCGTCGGCGGCTCCTCGCTCCCGAAGATCTGCGTCTGGAAGCCCCAGTCCAGCCCGGCCGTGAGGCCGCCGTCGACGACGAGGTGGGTGCCGTTGACGAACGAGGACATCCCCGAGACGAGAAACAGCGTCGCGTCGGCGACCTCCTCGGGTCTGCCGAACCGCCCCGCCGGGTACTGGTCGATCCACTCGTCGCGCTGGGTCCACTCTCCGTCGTCGGTTTCGCGGCTCTCGCCGACGTCGTCCAGCTGCTCGCTCCGCCGGCCGGTCTCGATCGTTCCCGGACAGACGACGTTCGACCGGATCCCGTGCCGACCGTACTGCGTCGCGATGAGCCTCGAGAGGCCGAGCACGCCGCTTCTGGCCGAGGAGTAGGCGATCTGGCCGATCCCGTCGAGGCCGTTGACCGAGGACATGTGAACGATCGAGCCGCCGCCGCTCTCGACCATCGGCGGGAGGACCTCCCGCGAGACCAGGAACAGCGATTTGAGGTTGAGTTCGACGGTTCGATCCCAGGCCTCCTCGTCGATCCGGTGGAGGTTGTCGTCGTTTATCGAGCCGCCGGCGTTGCTGACCAGGCCGTCGATCCCGTCGAAGCGCTCGAGGGTCGCGTCGACGAGCGCCTCGATCTCGGCGGGTTCGGTCACGTCACACGGGACGCCGACGGCGTCCGCGCCGTACTCGTCTCGCAGCTCCGCCGCGACCGTCTCGACGTCGTCCGGGCTTCTCGAGGAAACGACGAGGTTCGCGCCGTTTTCGGCGAGGCGGTCGACGATCGCTCGACCGATCCCGCGGGAGGCGCCGGTGACGATCACGGTCTCGTCCGTGAGTAGTTGCGACATCGTCTGTACCGTTTGTGAGGCAGTCGTCTTAACCGATTGGTTGACCTCCTCCCGCACCTACAGTCGCGGGAATCTCACACAGCGACCGTTCACCGCGGATAAGACGCCGGCTCTCGAGCAGGGTCAGAACTATATGTCCGGACGGTCCAGTTATGAGAGATGATCGAGGTAGGAGTCCTGGGGTTAGACACCAGTCACCCCGAGAAGTTCGCATCCATCCTGGGTGACTGCGACGACGTCTCCGTAGCCGGCGTCTGGGACGACGGAAAGGTGCGCGACGAGACGTATACGAACGAGTTCTGTGCCGACCACGGCGCCGATCGCTACGACGACCCGTACGCGATGATCGACGACGTCGACGCGGCGATGATTCTGACCGTCGACTGGTGTTCGCACCGAACGCTGTCGGTGCCGTTTCTCGAGGCGGGCGTCCCGACGATGATCGACAAACCGCTGGCCGGATCGATCACCGACATCGACGCGATCGAGGCCGCCGCGATCCGAAGCGGAACCCCGCTGTACGGCGGCTCGGCCGTCCCGTTTCATCCCGACCTCGCGGCGCTGACGACGATGAACCCGAAAACCGTGTTCTGTTCGGGCTACGGCGACCCGTTTTACTACGGCGTCCACCTGGTCGACACCGTCCGGTCGCTCCTCGAATCCGACTGGACGCGCATCGAACCCGTCGACGGCGCCGGCCGCGTCGCCGTCGTTCACTTCGTCGACGGCTCGACGGCGACGCTCCGGTTCGACGGCCCCGAAGAGGAGGGGACGTTCGCCTTCCTTGGCGTCGGCGACCGGACGAAAACCGTCCACATCGAGAGCACGGTCGACGAACTCGAGCGGATGTACGGCCCGTTCGTCGACGGCTTCCTCGAGGCGGTTCGAGGCGAGCGAGACGACCGCGAGCGACTGATCGACGGCGCCAGACTCCTCCTCGGGCTGCAGGCGGCGTTCGAGGACGGCGAATCCGTCCCGCTCGACGACGTCGCGGCCGCGGCGTCGGCGTTCGACAGCACCGCGTTTCTGGCCAACTACGAACCCTACTACTGATCCGAACCGCGAGCGAAAACGACCCGTCGACACCTCGAGTCGCCGGACGGCCTCACTCTCTGTCCTGGCTCTGTGGCTGCGGCGTAAGCTCGCCGCTCTCGACCAGCGCGACCAGCGGGTTGTCGTCGATCTCGAGCGGGAGGTCGACCCGCCCCCGACGGCGCGAGGACTCGTAGCCGGCGAGGATGATCTCCATCGCCGCGAGGGCCCGTCGCGCGCTCAGCTCCGGTTCGGCGCCCGTCTCGAGTCCCTCGATGACGTCGTCGATCGCCGCGGGGATGTCCGAGAACGGCTCGCCGGTGTGGATCTCCTCCCACGGCTCGGTCTCGCCGCGCTTACACCGGAGCTGTGTGTCCCCTGGCGGGTTGAGTTCGACGGCGCCGTCGGTGCCGAGCACCCGGAGGTCGCAGTCGATGAAATCGGCGTCGTCGCCCATCGCCGCGACGGCGTCGACGCCGCCCTCGTAGCGCCAGCGGACGAACGCCTCGTTGTCGTTGTGGACGCCGTATCGAACGTTCTCGACCCGGTAGTCGATCGCTCCGAGGACCCACTCGGCCGGCCGGTCCTCGAGGACGGCGTTACAGAGGTCGATGAAGTGCGTCCCCGAGTCGAAGAGGTTCTTCGTGGTGAGTTCGATCCGTTCGACGTCGCCGACCGCCCCGCCGGCGGCGAGCGAGACGAGACGGCGACTCGGCGCGGACACCCGCCGCTGGTGGTTGAACGTCAGCTGCACCCCCTCGCGGTCGCACGCCGCCGTCATTCGGCGGCTGTCGGCCATCGTCACGGCCATCGGCTTCTCGCAGTGGATCGCCGACGGCCCCTCCTCGTGTTCCGCGCAGGCGACGACGATGTCGGCGTGCGTCGGCACCGGCGTACAGACGCTGACGACGTCGGGACTGGTCGCCTCGAGCATCCGCTCGTACTCGGTGAACACGCTCCCGTCGTCGATCCCGTTTCGCTCGGCGAAGGCGCGCGCGTTCTCCGCGACGATGTCGGCGCAGGCGGTCAGTCGACACGCCGGCTGTCGGTCGTATCCCTCCGCGTGGCGGTAGGCCATCGCGGCGCTCTGGCCCCAGACGGGAGTCTCCGGTTCCGGCCCCGTTCCGATGAATGCGACTTGGTACTCGCTCACAGTGGCCCCACTGTCGGAGACCGGCAAATAAGTTCCGCCGCCCTCATCGTAGTCAGCGCGGGTTGTCGCCGTAGACGCCCGCGATCGGTTCCTCGAGCGGTGGATTTAGGACGCCGGCGGCGAACTGGTGAGCTATGACTCTCGAGTTACTCGTCGAGAACGCCCGGATCGTCGACGGAACCGGCGCACCCTGGTTCCGCGGAGCCGTCGGCATCACCGACGGCGAGATCAGCCACGTGAGCAGGGCGACGGACCACGGCCTCGACGCCGAGACGCGAATCGACGCCGACGGCAGCGTCGTGGCGCCGGGCTTCATCGACGCCCACTCACACTCGGACCTCGAGCTGTTTTCCGACCCCGCGCTCGCGCCGAAGACCCGCCAGGGGATCACCACCGAGATCCTCGGCCAGGACGGCTTCTCGATGGCGCCGCTGTACCGCGAGGACGGCGTCGAACCCTACCAGGAGTACCTGAGCGGACTCGCCGGTCGCCTCGAGCGCGAGTGGAGCTGGAACTCGATGTCCGACTACCTGGACGCGATCGACGACGCCGGCATCGCGCCCAACGTCGCGACGCTCGTGGGCCACGGCACCGCCCGCTACGAGGTGCTCGGCATGGAGGACGTCGAACCCGACGACGACGAACTCGAGGCGATGGCCGACCTGATCGCGGAGGGGCTCGCAGACGGCGCGATCGGCTTCTCGACCGGGCTGGTGTACACGCCGCAGGTGTACTCAGAGACCGCGGAGGTCTCCCGACTCGCGGCCGAACTCGCACCCTACGGCCGGCCGTTCGTCGCGCACATCCGCAGCGAGGGTCGCTGGATCTGGGAGGCGCTCGACGAGTTCTTCGACATCGGCGCCGACCACGAGATCCCGCTGCACATCTCGCACTTCAAGCTTACCGGCGCCGCTCAGCACGGGAAGACCGACCGCCTGCTCGCGCTGGTCGAAACCGCCCGCGAGCGCGGCATCGACGTGACCGCGGACCAGTACCCCTACACCGCCGGCAGCAGCATGCTGACCGCGCTGTTGCCGCCGTGGGCGCAGTCGGCCGACGCCGGGGAGATGCGGGAGACGCTCGCCGATCCCGCCCGGCGCGAGGAGATCCGCCGCGACATCGAGGAGTGGCGGATCGACGGCTGGCAGAACGTCGCCGGCAAGACCGGCTGGGACCGCATCCACGCGACGA
The sequence above is drawn from the Natrononativus amylolyticus genome and encodes:
- a CDS encoding family 20 glycosylhydrolase, with amino-acid sequence MAARDLRVVPRPRRVETHDERVRFETPLAIDSSEETAAVASLLEELLERETNETVTRASAGERPDVRLRLESTPSDRFDDPEGYVLEAGVGDEARSAGVTITAKTGDGLRNGCQTLVTALSADGVTADGRGGDGARWSLPACEIHDWPETEWRGFMLDPARGHLPVEDVKRRIDQAARAKYNRLHLHVLDDEGYALESEAYPELNRDADGTERPAYSPADVEEIVAYANRRGIRVLPEVDVPAHATHVLETYPELRCTVEDGEPADRTICIGRPETYEFVETLYAEVLELFPFEYVHVGGDEWEMHGHSWDECVDCRRKMAEEGSETVREHFYAFVRHLHGFLADRDRRTIMWNDQIDISESPDLPRDILIQFWRVAAPGRGPVEGVSMERFLEEGFDVLNSYVHAAYVRGWISEEYMLGWAPRRRPTVPEERASQVRGGELLAWEPSSEERHAYFERALPSAIPVFADRLWNPEPHDRPAFSQAVTRHALGPFVPDGFDIYRDLGGLIVPTNWRRSGKEPWAHANASLGDRTPAAARAGYEETLETLTGLRDEGEAVYAETADAYADVLEWLIEVADREGRGVIDRP
- a CDS encoding metallophosphoesterase family protein is translated as MTETGPVLGRLEEPTTEQPTRLALLSDLHLAVEMEGSWRVSHRTESRLEAAVDSLNRRELDGVVFVGDLVQSGTRAQYQAFDRLVDGLDHPFFAVPGNHDLVEFGSGEKLALSAFERRYTPGRLPYHERIGGVDLLALNSNASTRDSVAETYTGRLSPDSLAWLEGKLETVDVPLVAVHHNLSGTRSLLFDWGERLPVEPGSPPFENDGELLDVLERTGSPLVVTGHVHFPAIVRTRGVREFTLPSLGPYPGAYTVLEVDERGTTATLQPILDREERLEALVSGLEHSRVLIAAAQLAGLPLVDEFAADPRP
- a CDS encoding SDR family NAD(P)-dependent oxidoreductase, coding for MSQLLTDETVIVTGASRGIGRAIVDRLAENGANLVVSSRSPDDVETVAAELRDEYGADAVGVPCDVTEPAEIEALVDATLERFDGIDGLVSNAGGSINDDNLHRIDEEAWDRTVELNLKSLFLVSREVLPPMVESGGGSIVHMSSVNGLDGIGQIAYSSARSGVLGLSRLIATQYGRHGIRSNVVCPGTIETGRRSEQLDDVGESRETDDGEWTQRDEWIDQYPAGRFGRPEEVADATLFLVSGMSSFVNGTHLVVDGGLTAGLDWGFQTQIFGSEEPPTRPSKR
- a CDS encoding Gfo/Idh/MocA family protein; amino-acid sequence: MIEVGVLGLDTSHPEKFASILGDCDDVSVAGVWDDGKVRDETYTNEFCADHGADRYDDPYAMIDDVDAAMILTVDWCSHRTLSVPFLEAGVPTMIDKPLAGSITDIDAIEAAAIRSGTPLYGGSAVPFHPDLAALTTMNPKTVFCSGYGDPFYYGVHLVDTVRSLLESDWTRIEPVDGAGRVAVVHFVDGSTATLRFDGPEEEGTFAFLGVGDRTKTVHIESTVDELERMYGPFVDGFLEAVRGERDDRERLIDGARLLLGLQAAFEDGESVPLDDVAAAASAFDSTAFLANYEPYY
- a CDS encoding Gfo/Idh/MocA family oxidoreductase; amino-acid sequence: MSEYQVAFIGTGPEPETPVWGQSAAMAYRHAEGYDRQPACRLTACADIVAENARAFAERNGIDDGSVFTEYERMLEATSPDVVSVCTPVPTHADIVVACAEHEEGPSAIHCEKPMAVTMADSRRMTAACDREGVQLTFNHQRRVSAPSRRLVSLAAGGAVGDVERIELTTKNLFDSGTHFIDLCNAVLEDRPAEWVLGAIDYRVENVRYGVHNDNEAFVRWRYEGGVDAVAAMGDDADFIDCDLRVLGTDGAVELNPPGDTQLRCKRGETEPWEEIHTGEPFSDIPAAIDDVIEGLETGAEPELSARRALAAMEIILAGYESSRRRGRVDLPLEIDDNPLVALVESGELTPQPQSQDRE
- a CDS encoding N-acyl-D-amino-acid deacylase family protein, which gives rise to MTLELLVENARIVDGTGAPWFRGAVGITDGEISHVSRATDHGLDAETRIDADGSVVAPGFIDAHSHSDLELFSDPALAPKTRQGITTEILGQDGFSMAPLYREDGVEPYQEYLSGLAGRLEREWSWNSMSDYLDAIDDAGIAPNVATLVGHGTARYEVLGMEDVEPDDDELEAMADLIAEGLADGAIGFSTGLVYTPQVYSETAEVSRLAAELAPYGRPFVAHIRSEGRWIWEALDEFFDIGADHEIPLHISHFKLTGAAQHGKTDRLLALVETARERGIDVTADQYPYTAGSSMLTALLPPWAQSADAGEMRETLADPARREEIRRDIEEWRIDGWQNVAGKTGWDRIHATNLTSEEFRDEGGDAIAAIAAERGIEPVDALCEVLLAEDLEASMIAHGLVESDVRAILRSDRVAVGSDGLFGARPHPRVYGTFPRVLGRYVREEDVLSLEEAVRKMTSLPARAMGLDSKGVLRPGLDADLVVFDPAVVADRATFDDPERHPIGVEHVIVDGTPIVSDGEDTGARPGRAIRA